Part of the Sulfuricurvum kujiense DSM 16994 genome, CGGAGTTAAACCGTTGTTGAAATAAAAAGGAGAATGTCATGATATTGTGTGCCAACTTTAAAGCGAACAAAACACGTCAAGAGACACGTGCCTATATGGCTGTAGTAGAGTCATTTGTAAGTGCAAACGATATCACCGATACGATTATCGTATTTCCTCCGTTTACGGCATTGGAGCATGATCCCCGCAACGTATTGATCGGAGTCCAAAACGGCTATCCGGTAAAAAACGGCGCCTTTACCGGAGAGATAGCATTGGAGCAGCTCGAAGAGTTCGGAATCAAGACGATTCTGATCGGTCACTCCGAACGCCGTCATATCCTCGGTGAGACGCAAGAGCAGATAGCGGCTAAATTCCGGTTTTTTGCCGAACAGGGATTTTTGATCGTTTACTGTGTCGGTGAACCTTTAGAGATTAGAGAACAGGGACATGAAGCTCTCATGGCCTATATAGAAAAGCAGTTTGAAGGGATTGATCTGACCTATTCGGATCTGGTTCTTGCCTATGAACCGGTATGGGCTATCGGTACGGGGCTGACCCCTTCAAATAGCGATATAGAGCTTTTACACGGAGCGTTAAGAATGAAAACGACTGCGCCTCTTTTATACGGGGGGAGTGTCAAAGTGGACAATGCGGGTGAAATTATGGCCTTGGAAAACGTTGACGGCGTTCTTGTAGGCTCAGCGGCACTCAGTGCCAACGATTTTTGCGATATGATCGCACAAGCAGTGGAATTAAACACAGAAAAAGGAGAATAATAGATGTTAATGCAAGGGAAAAAAGGGTTAATCGTAGGACTTGCCAACGATAAATCGATCGCATACGGTATCGCACAAGCGCTTCACAAACAAGGGGCGCAAATGGCGTTTACCTATCTTAATGAAGCACTGCAAAAACGGGTAGAACCGATAGCGGCAAGTTTTGACAACTCTCCGGTCTATAAATTGGATGTATCCGATGAGGCTGATATGGAGGCGATCGCAGCGAAAGTAGCGGCTGATTTCGGAGAAATCGACTTTTTGGTTCACTCGGTTGCATTCGCACCGAAAGAAGCATTGACCGAAGGGTTTATGAAAACGTCAAAAAGTGCGTTTCAAATCGCTATGGATGTCTCCGTCTATTCTTTGATCGACTTAACGAACCGCTTAGAGAGCGTATTGGCTCCGGGCGCGTCTATTATTACCCTCAGCTACCTCGGCGGACCGAAATATATCCCGAACTACAATGTCATGGGTGTCGCAAAAGCGGCGTTGGAATCAACCGTACGCTATATGGCGGTAGAACTCGGTGCATCCAAAGGGCAACGTGTAAACGCGATCAGTGCGGGTCCTATTAAAACCCTGGCGGCCAGCGGTATCGGCGATTTCAAACAAATCCTTAACTGGAACGAATCCAATGCACCGTTACGCAAAAACGTGACGATCGAAGAGGTCGGAAACTCGGCAATGTACCTGCTTAGCGATCTCTCAAGCGGGGTCAGCGGTGAAGTTCATTATGTCGATGCGGGCTATAACATCATGGGTATGGCTGCGGTAGAGAAAAATGCTGAAGGAAAAAGTGTTTTTGTTTGGGATGCAAACAAGTAATGGTGAATATACTTTTCTTATGAAAAAGAAAAGTATGCAAAAGAAAATCGCCCTCTCAACAAAACGCTTCCAATCGCTTTGGCACTTCTGCCAGCGATTGGGCTCTATGTGAGTTTCGGGGGCATATTTATTGAATAAAGAATTCCGTGATCCAACACCAAGAGCCGTTCCGGAGGCAGTAGTGCCGAGAGGAACGAGCGTTCTTGGATCACGGTATGTTCTTTTGGTACTTTTCTGGCTAAATAGAAAAGTATATTGTGTTACGAAACGTTACTTGCCGATAACCGGCATACCATTTATTTTTTCGATATGAGACGGCTCTTTCGGTTTTCCCTCATTCATCTTCTCTTTCTTTTCCAAATAGGATTTCCATTTATCGGCGTATTTTTGCAGGGTAAACGGCGTATTGTCTTCATCCAGAGGGACAACTTCGGTTTTAGTTGTGACGGTGCCGTCGGGAGCTTTCATGGTAGTCGTAATCTGTGTGGCGTTTGTCATTTTTTGAACCGTTTTACCGTCGGAAGTTTGTGTGGTAACAGACATTTTAGTCGGTTCGGTTTTGGTCGTTATCACTGTGCCGTCGCTTTGTTGCTTGGTATTCACCGTAGGTTCGTTTGCCATCATAGGGTTCCACTCCTCTTTGAGCCAGATGTCGAGAGAACGCTGCATTATTCCCCCTTCACTGGCGGCGGTAGTGCTGGGAGAGACGGCTTGCAGATTTGTGTTTTGTGACGGCGTTACTCCCATATGATTGGCGGCACAGCCGCTGAGTATCAACAGGGCAATGGATAAGCTAAGAGAATGGCGCATGGTATTTCCTCTATTAAGGTTGAATTTTTCAGATTAGTTCGTACTATAACATAGAATTTACATGATAGTGTCTAAAAATAGGTGAGTATTAAAAGTGACAAAATTGTCACATTCCCTAATTAAGGGGTTTGCATTTAGTAAACGGACAGAAAACAAAATTATTTTTTTACAGCATTGTTTAAGAATAGCGGGGTTACAATTAACCTCGACGAAACAAAAACATAGGTCAAGCTTAACTTAAGGAGAATCAATGAAGTTAGTTAAAATGAGTCTTGCAGCAGCAGTGTTGCTCGGAGCGAGCGCATTCGCAATCGATAATGTAAAAGTTAGCGGTGATGCTAAACTTTATTACAACACAAACAATGCTGATTATCTAGATGGCAGTGGTAATAAACAAAGTGGTCTGTTTGACAAAGCAGCAAGTGCAGCGGATACAGCTCTTACTCTTGGTGTAACAGGTGATTTGACAAAAGGTGTCTCTTTCGGCGTTAAAGGTATTGCTGTTAGTACTCTTGGTCTTGAAAACAACCTTGTAAGCAACACATGGACAGGTGCACATGATGCGAAAGCAAACGGTTCATCTTTTGGTGCTCAAGTTGATGACCAAGCATGGATCAGTGAAATGTGGGTTGCTGCAACTCTTGGGAAAACTACGGCAAAACTTGGACGCATGGAGCTAGATACTCCATTTGCTTTCTCTGAAAAATGGTCTATCGCGACAAACACATTTGACGCAGCGGTTCTTATCAACCAAGACATCCCTGATACAACTCTAGTAGGTGCATGGGTAGGAAAAGGAAATGGTGTTAATGCTATTGGAGCATACTCATTGAATGGTGTTCCTAGCAACACTCCTGCTGTTGGAATCGATGGTATCGTAGGTGCTGGTGCAAACTTCGATACATTTGCTAGTGACGGCGCGTATGCAGCAGCATTGGTAAACAACTCTTTCAAACCTCTTACATTCCAAGCATGGTACTACAACGTTGTTGACGTTGCTGATACTTACTGGTTGCAAGCAGACATCGATTGCCAATTGGTTAAAGGTGTAAAAATCGGTGCACAATATGCAAATATGTCACCAAAAGGTAACATTGAATCAACATTGGATGGAATCGGATCAAACGATAATTCATCTGCATATGCATTCAAACTTGGATATGAAGGTGTTCAAAATCTAAAAGTTTCTGCTGCATATTCAAAAGCAGATTCAGACGGTGTATTGAAAATTGCTAACGTTGCAACAAATAACCTTGGTGCTGCTCAATCTAAATTGTACACTGAAGCATGGTGGAACTACGGATACGTTGGTGCTCCGGATGCTCGTTCTTGGAACGTAACGGCTGAGTACGATGCAGGTCTTGCTAAACTTGGCGCATACTATACAGATGTATCAATCGATGATACGAATGTGGTCAACCAAGCGGTTGGTGGAAAAGACAATGTCGATATGAAAGAAATTGCAGTTACTGCAACTAAATCGTTCGGACCGTTGGATGCGACTTTGGCTTATATCTCTACAGATGCTGACGATCAAAATACCGGTGATCGTTACGACACTGTACAAGCTTACTTGACTCTTAACTTCTAAGAGTTTTTTTTGCTTCTCACCCTCTCGGGGGTGAACCCTTCTTGTATCTTTCCCTCTTTCGCTATAATCATTTTATGAAATATTTTTTCCATTCATTGCTCTATACGTTTTTAATGCTGTTCTTGATCTCTGTTCTCTCCTTCGGGGCAATCCATATGGCACCCAACAGTTTTATGGGTGGTGAACTGAATCCCAATATGACCCCTGAAGCTATCTCGCAGCTGCGTGCGGTTTACGGATTGGATAAGCCTCTGCTGAAGCAATACGCCGATTGGGTAGACAATTTGGTTACCCTCAACTTCGGTATTTCATTCGTCAGCGGAGCGCAAGTCTCTAATGTAGTAGCCGATAGACTGCCTGTGACCTTGTGGATGAATATGATTGCTTTGACTTTGACATTTGTTCTCTCATTAGGGATGGGGATTAAAGCGGCACTCTCGTATGGTAAGAAAACGGATACGATTATCAGCCAATTTTCACTGCTCAGTTTTGCTATGCCATCGTATTATCTGGCTTTGGTAGCGATGATGGTTCTTAGCGTAGCGTTAGGATGGTTTCCGATTGCTGGGATACATTCGCTCGAACCGCCGGAGGGAATAGGGTATTATAGTGATATGGCGTGGCATTTGACACTGCCGATTGCAGTTATGGTTTTTGTCGGGGTGGGGAGTTTAGCCCTTTATATCCGCTCTTTGACGATTGAAATCCTCAAAAGTGACTATATCTATTTTGCCCGTTCGCGGGGAATCGGAGAAGGTAAAATAATCCGCTATTACATACTTCCCAATCTTCTTCCTCCCATTGTAACGATGTTGGGTTTATCGTTGCCTGGCCTTATCGGCGGATCGGTGATACTTGAATCGATTTTCGGAATTGAGGGGATGGGGCAGCTGTTTTATCTGAGTGCAATGAGTCGGGACTATCCGGTGATAATGGGGATTTTGATGATGAGTGCATTTTTGGCGCTTATCGGCAATCAGATTGCCGATGCGGTACTATTGAAGTTAAATCCGTTTGTGAAGCGATAATGTACTTTTCTCTTTGTGCTAGAAAAGTACCAAAAGAGCATACCGTGACCCAAGAACGCTCGTTTCTTCCGGCACTGCTGCCTTCGAAACGGCTCTAGGTATTGGATCACGGGAATTTTATTAAATAATGCCCCCGAAACTCACATATAGCCCAATCGCTGGCAGAAGTGCCAAAGCGATTGAAAGCGTTTTGTTGAGGGGGCGATTTTCTTTTGTTTCTTTTCTTGTGAAAAAGAAAAGAAAGAGAGTATTTGATATTTAGGAATGGAAAAAGTCCGGAAAGGACTAGTTTCCAAAAAGCGCTTCGAGCGAGCTAAGCCCCTCTTTTTTCTCTTCCTGAGCTTTTTCACCCATTTGAGCGCTTCCGCCCACTTCATTCAGCTCGATTGTATATCCTGTTAGCATTGATGCTAAACGGATGTTGATACCGCTTTTCCCGATTGCTTTGGATTTTTGGTCGCTTGGGAGGGTAACAACCGCTTTTTTCTCTTCGCCTTCATTTTCAGTTACGACAACGGCACTGATAATGGCAGGAGACATCGCACGGGAGATGAAAAGTTCGGGAGACGAACTGTATTCGACACAGTCGATGTTTTCACCGCACAGCTCTTCGCTTACCGCGTTGATACGGACACCGCGTACCCCGACGGTTGCACCGATCGGATCGATTTGAGGTCGGTTGGTGTAGAGGGCGATTTTCGCACGCTCACCCGGAATACGGGCGCATTTTTCGATAACGACGATGCCGTCTTTGATCTCAGGAACTTCCAATGCCAAAAGCTCTTCGAGAAATTTCGGAGCGGTTCGTGAGAGCTCCATCGAAATACCGTTGCTTTTGTCAACGTGGACACGGCGAACGATGGCACTCACAACATCGCCGACTTTGAATTTTTCACCTTTGATACGGCTTTTCATCGGCAATACCGCACGGATCTCATCAATTTCGATGGTGGTATTTTGGTCGCTGTCTACACGGGTAACGCGGCCGGATACGATTTGATTGATTTTACTTTTGTATTTGTCGTAAAGCTCGTTTTCAACAAGGCGCTGGATATGAAATTCGATTTCTCGGTGCAAGGTGGCAAACGCGCTTCGTCCGTAGCTTTCGATGTCGTGTTCCATTTGGAGCTGATCGCCGATTTCCGCTTCGTCATCGATTTCCAATGCTGCGGTAATACCCATATACGCGCCCGCCTCTTCACCCTCAAGTTCCGGAGCATCGTCGGCAACGACGGTAATGATTTGTCGTAGCCTAACCTGTTTGGTACGATCGTCAATATCAGCTTCAAAAGCAAAAGTTGGATTAATTATTCGTTTGGCGGTTTGGATAAACGAGGTTTTAATCGCCTCTTGAACACGATCCGGATTAAGCCCTTTTTCGTTTGCGATAGATTCAATAATATCTAAAATATTTTCCACAGTATTATCCTCTTGATTGTTGGTAACTCATAAAAAATTGGGTTGGGTTGGGAAAGCTTTTTTATGAAGGAGTATGTATTATACATAAATTTCTCTTAATAGGATATTTATCATATCACCGCTATAATCCCCCTAATATCAAGAACTCTAAAAACTAAAAAGGGAAACAGAATGGAACTCAAACTCGCCCGCAGCGAACATGACTCAAAACCAAAAAAAATCGATCTCAAAAAAATTACCGAAATGGTAGAGAAAAGCAACTCTTCTATCCTCTATTTCGACCGTGAAAACTCACACAAAGACCTTCTTGCACTTCAAGACCATTTCGAGGGAGAAGGGAAAAGTTTTTACATGCGTGAAGTGAAATACGGACTCTCTGCAAATGAATACATGTATGAGGTTCATATATTATAGTTTTGAACGCAAAAGGGATTTTATTCCTTTTGCTACGTTAACACTGTGTTCTCTTCAGCAGAGAGCTCACGCACGCTTGCGTGCTTTATAAGTCACAGTAGATGAAAGTAGTTGAATGAGTAAGAAACTTTTTATCGAGACACTCGGATGTGCTATGAATGTGCGCGATTCCGAGCATATGATCGCTGAGTTGAATGCCCATGAGGGGTACGAACTCACCGATGACGCGGCTTCGGCCGATCTGATCCTCATCAATACCTGTTCGGTACGCGAAAAACCGGTTCACAAACTTTTTTCCGAACTCGGTGTCTTTAACAAACTCAAAAAAGCAGATGCCAAAATCGGTGTATGCGGATGTACGGCATCCCATCTGGGTAAAGAGATTATCAAGCGTGCCCCTTATGTCAATTTTGTCCTCGGTGCCCGCAATGTTTCTAAAATTGCCGATGTCCTTCATCGTGATCGTGCAGTCGAAGTCGAGATCGATTACGATGAATCTCAATTTGCGTTTAAAGATTTCCGCAGCAGCCCTTATAAAGCCTATATCAACATCTCCATCGGCTGCGACAAGCAGTGTACTTTTTGTATTGTCCCTAAAACCCGTGGAGATGAGATATCGATTCCGCCCGATTTGATTGTTGCCGAAGTACGAAAAGCGGTAGAGAACGGAGCCAAAGAGGTTTTTCTCCTCGGTCAAAACGTCAACAACTACGGGCGCCGTTTTTCAGACGTAAACGACAAAATGAACTTCACTGAATTGCTTCGACGTGTAAGTGCGGTGGAGGGATTGGAGCGTATCCGATTCACCTCTCCTCATCCGTTTCACATGGACGATGAATTTCTCGAAGAGTTTGCCCGGAATCCGAAAATCTGCAAATCGATGCACATGCCGTTGCAAAGCGGATCGACCGATATTCTCAAAGCGATGAAACGGGGATATACCAAAGAATGGTTCTTGAACCGTGCCCGCAAACTGCGCGAACTCGTTCCTGATGTCAGTATCAGTACCGATATCATCGTTGCGTTCCCCGGTGAGAGTGATGCCGATTTCGAAGATACCCTCGATGTGATGAAAGAGGTACGGTTTGAGCAGGTATTTAGTTTTAAATACTCTCCCCGTCCTCTTACGGAGGCGGAAAGTTTTACGAACGTCGTAGACTCGGAACTTGGTTCATTTAGACTGAGCACCCTTCAAGCCTATCAGGACACGATTCTCGATTCCATCAGTGCAGGATTGTTGGGAAAAGAATATGATGTCTATTTTGAAGAATTGCGCTCAGACGGGTATGTTGCCGGACGGAGTGATAACAATATCATGATAAAGGTCAAAGGGAGTGAAGAGTGGCTCGGCAAGATCGCACGTGTAAAAATCACCGAGGTCTCACGATCGGTTCAATACGGAGAGATCATTGCGTAAACGTTTTTTACGTGCTTTGGCTTTATGGCTTATCCCTCCGATCGGGACGCTGTTAATCCGTCTTATCTACCTTACCAATCGAAAACGGTTTCATCTCCCGATGAGTATCCCGAATGAACCGGTCATTTTTGCTTTTTGGCACGGCGATCTCTTGATGCAGCCGTATCTCTACTATCAGTTCCGTCGCAATCCGAAGGCCAATGTTTTGATATCCGATCATTTCGACGGCCAGATTATCGCCCGTATAATGCGCTATTTCAAACTGGGAACCATTCACGGCTCAACAACTCGCGGCGGAGCCAAGGTTCTTATTCAAGGGCTTAAATCGCTCTCGGAAGGGTATGATATCGGAATCACCCCTGACGGACCTAAGGGACCGCGCCATGAGATGAGCGACGGTGTCGTAGTTATGGCGCAAAAACGCAATGCCAAAGTGATCGTATACAGCTGTGTCCCTTCCACATTTTGGCAGCTTCCGAGCTGGGATCGATTTACCGTTCCAAAACCGTTCGGAAGGTTGGATTTTTATGCCTCCGAGCCGATCGATCTGGGTGGGTTGGAGATGGAAGCGGCAAAGGCTCTTATCAAAGCAAAGCTGATGGAGCATGTTCTTTAGGTCGTGATGCAGATGAATGAACTTTATCGACAAAAAGAAGCGTTTTTAAAATACCTGGATACGATACGAGGTTATTCTCCCCTGACGATTCGAAGTTACAATGATGCTATCGATGAAATGCTCACCTTTGCAGAAATGGATGCAAGCAGCAATCTCCTTTCCATCAATCTGATGCCGCTGCGTTTAAAAATATCTTCTCTTAAAGCCAAATCGATTGCCGCCAAACTCAGTGCTATACGCAGCTTCGTCAAATATCTTCGCTCACAAGGGAAAACGGTTGAACTGAGAGGTGATGAGAGTATTAAAACACCTAAAACTCTGCCGAAACCAATTACACATGAACAAATTCTCCATGCACTGCAATATGCCGAACCGCAAGCTGCATTGGCGATTACACTTCTGTATACCATGGGACTTCGTATCTCCGAACTTACCCACTTGCGTCTTTCGGATATCTCGGAAGGATGGTCACGTATCCATGGAAAAGGGTCTAAAGAACGCGATATTCCGATGATGGATAATATTCGTACAATGGTACAGGAATAT contains:
- a CDS encoding triose-phosphate isomerase yields the protein MILCANFKANKTRQETRAYMAVVESFVSANDITDTIIVFPPFTALEHDPRNVLIGVQNGYPVKNGAFTGEIALEQLEEFGIKTILIGHSERRHILGETQEQIAAKFRFFAEQGFLIVYCVGEPLEIREQGHEALMAYIEKQFEGIDLTYSDLVLAYEPVWAIGTGLTPSNSDIELLHGALRMKTTAPLLYGGSVKVDNAGEIMALENVDGVLVGSAALSANDFCDMIAQAVELNTEKGE
- the fabI gene encoding enoyl-ACP reductase FabI; the encoded protein is MLMQGKKGLIVGLANDKSIAYGIAQALHKQGAQMAFTYLNEALQKRVEPIAASFDNSPVYKLDVSDEADMEAIAAKVAADFGEIDFLVHSVAFAPKEALTEGFMKTSKSAFQIAMDVSVYSLIDLTNRLESVLAPGASIITLSYLGGPKYIPNYNVMGVAKAALESTVRYMAVELGASKGQRVNAISAGPIKTLAASGIGDFKQILNWNESNAPLRKNVTIEEVGNSAMYLLSDLSSGVSGEVHYVDAGYNIMGMAAVEKNAEGKSVFVWDANK
- a CDS encoding OprD family outer membrane porin; translation: MKLVKMSLAAAVLLGASAFAIDNVKVSGDAKLYYNTNNADYLDGSGNKQSGLFDKAASAADTALTLGVTGDLTKGVSFGVKGIAVSTLGLENNLVSNTWTGAHDAKANGSSFGAQVDDQAWISEMWVAATLGKTTAKLGRMELDTPFAFSEKWSIATNTFDAAVLINQDIPDTTLVGAWVGKGNGVNAIGAYSLNGVPSNTPAVGIDGIVGAGANFDTFASDGAYAAALVNNSFKPLTFQAWYYNVVDVADTYWLQADIDCQLVKGVKIGAQYANMSPKGNIESTLDGIGSNDNSSAYAFKLGYEGVQNLKVSAAYSKADSDGVLKIANVATNNLGAAQSKLYTEAWWNYGYVGAPDARSWNVTAEYDAGLAKLGAYYTDVSIDDTNVVNQAVGGKDNVDMKEIAVTATKSFGPLDATLAYISTDADDQNTGDRYDTVQAYLTLNF
- a CDS encoding ABC transporter permease; this encodes MKYFFHSLLYTFLMLFLISVLSFGAIHMAPNSFMGGELNPNMTPEAISQLRAVYGLDKPLLKQYADWVDNLVTLNFGISFVSGAQVSNVVADRLPVTLWMNMIALTLTFVLSLGMGIKAALSYGKKTDTIISQFSLLSFAMPSYYLALVAMMVLSVALGWFPIAGIHSLEPPEGIGYYSDMAWHLTLPIAVMVFVGVGSLALYIRSLTIEILKSDYIYFARSRGIGEGKIIRYYILPNLLPPIVTMLGLSLPGLIGGSVILESIFGIEGMGQLFYLSAMSRDYPVIMGILMMSAFLALIGNQIADAVLLKLNPFVKR
- the nusA gene encoding transcription termination factor NusA is translated as MENILDIIESIANEKGLNPDRVQEAIKTSFIQTAKRIINPTFAFEADIDDRTKQVRLRQIITVVADDAPELEGEEAGAYMGITAALEIDDEAEIGDQLQMEHDIESYGRSAFATLHREIEFHIQRLVENELYDKYKSKINQIVSGRVTRVDSDQNTTIEIDEIRAVLPMKSRIKGEKFKVGDVVSAIVRRVHVDKSNGISMELSRTAPKFLEELLALEVPEIKDGIVVIEKCARIPGERAKIALYTNRPQIDPIGATVGVRGVRINAVSEELCGENIDCVEYSSSPELFISRAMSPAIISAVVVTENEGEEKKAVVTLPSDQKSKAIGKSGINIRLASMLTGYTIELNEVGGSAQMGEKAQEEKKEGLSSLEALFGN
- a CDS encoding HP0268 family nuclease, whose translation is MELKLARSEHDSKPKKIDLKKITEMVEKSNSSILYFDRENSHKDLLALQDHFEGEGKSFYMREVKYGLSANEYMYEVHIL
- the miaB gene encoding tRNA (N6-isopentenyl adenosine(37)-C2)-methylthiotransferase MiaB, giving the protein MSKKLFIETLGCAMNVRDSEHMIAELNAHEGYELTDDAASADLILINTCSVREKPVHKLFSELGVFNKLKKADAKIGVCGCTASHLGKEIIKRAPYVNFVLGARNVSKIADVLHRDRAVEVEIDYDESQFAFKDFRSSPYKAYINISIGCDKQCTFCIVPKTRGDEISIPPDLIVAEVRKAVENGAKEVFLLGQNVNNYGRRFSDVNDKMNFTELLRRVSAVEGLERIRFTSPHPFHMDDEFLEEFARNPKICKSMHMPLQSGSTDILKAMKRGYTKEWFLNRARKLRELVPDVSISTDIIVAFPGESDADFEDTLDVMKEVRFEQVFSFKYSPRPLTEAESFTNVVDSELGSFRLSTLQAYQDTILDSISAGLLGKEYDVYFEELRSDGYVAGRSDNNIMIKVKGSEEWLGKIARVKITEVSRSVQYGEIIA
- a CDS encoding lysophospholipid acyltransferase family protein, with the translated sequence MRKRFLRALALWLIPPIGTLLIRLIYLTNRKRFHLPMSIPNEPVIFAFWHGDLLMQPYLYYQFRRNPKANVLISDHFDGQIIARIMRYFKLGTIHGSTTRGGAKVLIQGLKSLSEGYDIGITPDGPKGPRHEMSDGVVVMAQKRNAKVIVYSCVPSTFWQLPSWDRFTVPKPFGRLDFYASEPIDLGGLEMEAAKALIKAKLMEHVL
- a CDS encoding tyrosine-type recombinase/integrase, whose protein sequence is MNELYRQKEAFLKYLDTIRGYSPLTIRSYNDAIDEMLTFAEMDASSNLLSINLMPLRLKISSLKAKSIAAKLSAIRSFVKYLRSQGKTVELRGDESIKTPKTLPKPITHEQILHALQYAEPQAALAITLLYTMGLRISELTHLRLSDISEGWSRIHGKGSKERDIPMMDNIRTMVQEYQKINPSREYVFELKGEKLSENSLRYTIIKAFAKVGLKVTPHQLRHTYATELLNNGARIADVSELLGHASMATTQIYTKLGNALKMEHYLQSHPLCQTHEDSK